Proteins encoded in a region of the Carassius gibelio isolate Cgi1373 ecotype wild population from Czech Republic chromosome B5, carGib1.2-hapl.c, whole genome shotgun sequence genome:
- the LOC127958149 gene encoding arrestin domain-containing protein 3 isoform X2, protein MSLTVKNISVTYNSINQSNTFTSGDFISGHVILDVAKDTLIQLLSVKMKGKAKVCWTEHYGQTTIVYSDKEKYYSMERFFVLEDKTHGDFEMLNDPSGQPYSSVVAPGRHVYPFTFQLPQQHFPPSFKGSVGKIVYALEAKLERAMRVSSKDKAEFHYVPKPDLTVPELMAPQYGTKDKQMKLFTSGSVSMRINIEKMGYYLGEGLKVLAEVQNNSSRSIKPKYCLYEKHSFFAKGKRKLHTQDLLKEEGEPIEPNSKKTVTKVLSIPPSLAISILNCRILKVEYRLRPLSDPKDIDFGIWKQPAESNMYLNPPPIAPQAPPLHVVGPPGQFGASYPAPPHVQLGASGYPAPPLGQFGPDSHRSDPSAPPPYQDYQLYPQFPDHPEKS, encoded by the exons ATGTCCCTCACTGTGAAAAACATTTCTGTTACTTATAATTCTATCAATCAGAGCAATACCTTCACCAGTGGGGATTTTATATCAGGACATGTCATTCTAGATGTAGCGAAGGACACACTTATCCAGTTGTTGAGTGTGAAAATGAAAGGTAAAGCAAAGGTGTGCTGGACAGAACACTACGGTCAAACAACTATTGTTTACTCGGATAAGGAGAAGTATTATTCCATGGAGAGGTTTTTCGTTCTGGAGGACAAAACACATG GTGACTTTGAGATGCTGAATGATCCCTCTGGACAGCCGT ATTCTTCGGTTGTGGCACCAGGGCGTCACGTTTACCCATTCACCTTTCAGTTGCCTCAACA ACACTTCCCACCATCCTTCAAAGGTTCAGTTGGAAAAATTGTGTATGCTTTGGAGGCAAAACTAGAAAGAGCAATGCGTGTTTCTAGTAAAGACAAAGCAGAGTTCCACTATGTACCTAAACCTGATCTGACTGTTCCTGAACTAATG GCACCTCAGTATGGAACCAAAGATAAGCAAATGAAACTCTTCACCTCTGGGAGTGTCTCCATGAGAATAAACATAGAAAAAATGGGATACTACCTTG GAGAGGGCTTGAAAGTTTTGGCTGAAGTTCAGAACAATTCGTCCCGTTCAATCAAGCCAAAATATTGCTTGTATGAAAAACACAGCTTTTTTGCAAAAGGCAAGAGAAAACTTCACACACAAGACCTGCTTAAAGAGGAAGGGGAACCCATTGAGCCAAACTCAAAGAAAACTGTCACCAAAGTGCTGTCCATTCCACCCAGCCTTGCCATATCTATCCTAAACTGTAGGATCCTCAAGGTTGAGTACAGACTCAGG CCTTTGTCAGATCCTAAAGACATTGATTTTGGAATCTGGAAACAACCAGCAGAAAGCAATATGTACCTCAACCCACCTCCTATTGCTCCACAAGCCCCACCACTTCATGTGGTTGGACCACCTGGTCAGTTTGGAGCTAGTTACCCTGCTCCTCCCCATGTTCAATTAGGAGCATCTGGTTACCCTGCTCCTCCTCTTGGTCAGTTTGGTCCAGATTCTCATCGGTCTGACCCATCAGCTCCACCTCCATATCAGGACTATCAGTTATATCCACAGTTTCCAGACCACCCTGAAAAATCTTga
- the LOC127958149 gene encoding arrestin domain-containing protein 3 isoform X1: protein MSLTVKNISVTYNSINQSNTFTSGDFISGHVILDVAKDTLIQLLSVKMKGKAKVCWTEHYGQTTIVYSDKEKYYSMERFFVLEDKTHGDFEMLNDPSGQPYSSVVAPGRHVYPFTFQLPQQHFPPSFKGSVGKIVYALEAKLERAMRVSSKDKAEFHYVPKPDLTVPELMAPQYGTKDKQMKLFTSGSVSMRINIEKMGYYLGEGLKVLAEVQNNSSRSIKPKYCLYEKHSFFAKGKRKLHTQDLLKEEGEPIEPNSKKTVTKVLSIPPSLAISILNCRILKVEYRLRVYLDVPYASDPEIKFPVVILPPQPLSDPKDIDFGIWKQPAESNMYLNPPPIAPQAPPLHVVGPPGQFGASYPAPPHVQLGASGYPAPPLGQFGPDSHRSDPSAPPPYQDYQLYPQFPDHPEKS from the exons ATGTCCCTCACTGTGAAAAACATTTCTGTTACTTATAATTCTATCAATCAGAGCAATACCTTCACCAGTGGGGATTTTATATCAGGACATGTCATTCTAGATGTAGCGAAGGACACACTTATCCAGTTGTTGAGTGTGAAAATGAAAGGTAAAGCAAAGGTGTGCTGGACAGAACACTACGGTCAAACAACTATTGTTTACTCGGATAAGGAGAAGTATTATTCCATGGAGAGGTTTTTCGTTCTGGAGGACAAAACACATG GTGACTTTGAGATGCTGAATGATCCCTCTGGACAGCCGT ATTCTTCGGTTGTGGCACCAGGGCGTCACGTTTACCCATTCACCTTTCAGTTGCCTCAACA ACACTTCCCACCATCCTTCAAAGGTTCAGTTGGAAAAATTGTGTATGCTTTGGAGGCAAAACTAGAAAGAGCAATGCGTGTTTCTAGTAAAGACAAAGCAGAGTTCCACTATGTACCTAAACCTGATCTGACTGTTCCTGAACTAATG GCACCTCAGTATGGAACCAAAGATAAGCAAATGAAACTCTTCACCTCTGGGAGTGTCTCCATGAGAATAAACATAGAAAAAATGGGATACTACCTTG GAGAGGGCTTGAAAGTTTTGGCTGAAGTTCAGAACAATTCGTCCCGTTCAATCAAGCCAAAATATTGCTTGTATGAAAAACACAGCTTTTTTGCAAAAGGCAAGAGAAAACTTCACACACAAGACCTGCTTAAAGAGGAAGGGGAACCCATTGAGCCAAACTCAAAGAAAACTGTCACCAAAGTGCTGTCCATTCCACCCAGCCTTGCCATATCTATCCTAAACTGTAGGATCCTCAAGGTTGAGTACAGACTCAGG GTCTACCTGGATGTGCCATATGCCTCAGATCCGGAGATTAAATTCCCAGTTGTGATTCTTCCTCCTCAGCCTTTGTCAGATCCTAAAGACATTGATTTTGGAATCTGGAAACAACCAGCAGAAAGCAATATGTACCTCAACCCACCTCCTATTGCTCCACAAGCCCCACCACTTCATGTGGTTGGACCACCTGGTCAGTTTGGAGCTAGTTACCCTGCTCCTCCCCATGTTCAATTAGGAGCATCTGGTTACCCTGCTCCTCCTCTTGGTCAGTTTGGTCCAGATTCTCATCGGTCTGACCCATCAGCTCCACCTCCATATCAGGACTATCAGTTATATCCACAGTTTCCAGACCACCCTGAAAAATCTTga